The Arachis ipaensis cultivar K30076 chromosome B07, Araip1.1, whole genome shotgun sequence genomic interval GAAGTTGGAATAATGTCTATGGTGGCTAAAAAATTGGGGAACTGGGGGGTGTGGCGAAAATTGTTGCACCTCTGCTGATATGGTTCTTGGTACCATAGTAGGTTTATGGAGTTTACTatttcttcatctgaagaaaagaTCATGTATTTGGATTAAGTTGATTTATGCTTATTGTTTTAGTTGTTAACTACTCATTAGAGTTGTTTTTTCAATTAGTTCATCTACTTAGTATCAAAATTGTTTCTACTAATTGAAAATTTCTTTTTAACACTTCAGATTCTCATTACTAGGGTTGTTTCTAGTAATTAAAAGTTGTTTTGATTAGTTCAGCTAGAATTTGAAAAATACACGACTTAGTACCTGCATCTAAGGATAGGAAGCTGAAATTGCTATTCTGGTGTTCAAGCTATGCACTTGGTGCAGTCTCTCTCTTTCTGAATATTGTTGATGTAACTAATGAATTATTGCTGATTAGTCAGGATAACCTGTTTAGCTTATGATTAACATTGGCAAGACTTCTTTTTCCCCCTTCATCACAATTCATGGCTATTGGCTATTTTAGTTGAATGCAGTTATATTTATCACTTTTAGTTTTGCCTTGAAAATTAGAGACTACATGGCAGTTAAATTGtcctgaattttgaattttgctgCTTGTTCTGTTCTTGGAGTCGTAAGTAGTTGTAAATGTCATGTCACAGTGATAATTGTTCAGCTACTTTGCAAATATTCAGTTTTTTTAGTGTGATTATTTCCTTTGTCATGCTCATAAACAAGATGAGATAGGGGTTGGAAATCATATGCTTGATTGAATCAATATTGTTCATTTATTTGATTTTCAGAAAAGTGATATACATTTGATAGTTCAATATGCTACAAACCATTTGAATTACATTAGTTATACACGTCTTTTCCAGTTTTTTTTGTAAGGAATGAGTCGCTTGCAAGGATCTTCTTCCAGCCTTAAACGGAAGCGAGAGTTGGCTTTAGTTTCTGATACTTTGACAGATGGAGAGCGTGTACTCTATAATCTCATTCTTAGCAAGAGAGACATGGGGATCTGGTCAGGAGACATGAAAAGAGAAACAAACCTCCCAGATAATGTGGTGAAAAAATCCCTTAAGTTGCTTCAGTCGAAGGGCTTGATCAAGGAGGTTGTTAACATCCAAAACAAAGCAAGAAAGCACTACATGGCAGCACAGTTTGAACCATCCAAGGAAATCACAGGTGGGGATTGGTATAGCGAAGGGAATCTTGATAAAGAGTTAATAAATGCCGTGAAGAGCGTGTGCTTGAAGTACATTTCCAGGCAGAAAGTTGTTACGTGTGATGGAGTTCTGGAATGGAGCAGAAAGAGTGGGGTCTTCACTGCCGAAGTCTCAAACCAGCAGATAGAAGAGATTTTGCGAACTCTGGTTTTGGATGATGAGATCATAGAGGTGAAAAGCACTGGATACGGGGATTTTGAAAATGTTCCTGTTGGCAGAGTTTGTTACAAATGCAAAAGCAAGGGTGGTGTCAGAGGAGAACCAAAAGATGGTGCCATGTCTTCAATTCCATGTGGTGTTTGTCCACGGATAAACTTCTGTAGCCCAGATGGCATTGTTTCCCCAAGAACTTGCGTCTACTATCAGAAGTGGTTGGACTTCTGAATGAATCAAAGACGAGTCATTAGTATGATATGAACCTCCAAGGCTTAACAAATGTCATCTTCCTTTGGTATTAAGATTGCGATGTTGGTTAGCTCAACTGGTTCAAAGGTCCACTTAGCAGATTGCACAGGATTTCATCCTACTTGGTGGTCATTCAGCAATATTGATTAGCATTTGTGAATCTACAATGAGAGGAGGaagtgaaaaaagaaaagaaaactatttGCTTTACATTTGCACTTTCAAATTTCAACATGTTTGTCAAGTGGATCCAATATGTTTGTTTTGTCTCCTAAGATTTTATTGCTTTTGGAAGATTTACTACAATGCGGAACTTGCTGCGGTTGGCATGACTGAGCATCTTCTGAAGCATGAAAATGATTGAAGTGCAACTTCGTATTTGAAGCAAAAAACTCGAGTAGAATTGAGCGAGGACAAATCAATTAAAGATGATACCAGCATATATTTAATTTGATTAGAATCTACTAGATTTTACGATATGTATTTTGATCTTTAATATACTAGCATATTCACTTTTCTGGTTACATATTTTCCACTTTCTTGATTACATTGTATTTTAGCCCGAGATTGAAAGGGATTCTACTTTGCTTATACTTGAATTCCAAAACACATTTGGAAGAAGAGAAacccaaaagggaaaaaaaagagaaCTGATATATTTGATACTTTCTTTTTGAAGTGCCATAAATTCGTTCCATTTGCTCTAATTTGATTTAACAGTCAACTTAAGAAGAAAAGACAAGTTCTTGGTCTTAAGCCTAAACCAAAGCAACCAAGATAAATGGTGTAAAATCATTACATGTGTTACTTAGTTGATCAATTTAAGCTATTATATAAATGTCTATGTTTCCCGAGTCAAATTCAACATTAATAAGTTCATATTGTTGAATTAATCGTTTTAATAAGTCCAAAACAAAGAAATCAACAATGgatcaaaaccaaaacatgaaccCTGGCCAAGCCACTGGACAAGCTCAAAtgaatttatttatgatttttcagtTTAAGTATTTCATTCTGTGTTATGTATTTGATTTTGACAAAACAAGCTATAATCAAAAGTGTCATGATAGTTGATATCTAATGTTATTGATGACTTAGGGGAATATGATGGACAAGGCTTGTTGCAATGCTGATCAACCCTGCAAAGAGGTTATGCCATTTATTTGAACAGATTAGTTTTTTGAATTAGATTCTAGGAAACAAGCCCATGTACAATGAATAATAaagcttttattatttttttcagNNNNNNNNNNNNNNNNNNNNNNNNNNNNNNNNNNNNNNNNNNNNNNNNNNNNNNNNNNNNNNNNNNNNNNNNNNNNNNNNNNNNNNNNNNNNNNNNNNNNNNNNNNNNNNNNNNNNNNNNNNNNNNNNNNNNNNNNNNNNNNNNNNNNNNNNNNNNNNNNNNNNNNNNNNNNNNNNNNNNNNNNNNNNNNNNNNNNNNNNNNNNNNNNNNNNNNNNNNNNNNNNNNNNNNNNNNNNNNNNNNNNNNNNNNNNNNNNNNNNNNNNNNNNNNNNNNNNNNNNNNNNNNNNNNNNNNNNNNNNNNNNNNNNNNNNNNNNNNNNNNNNNNNNNNNNNNNNNNNNNNNNNNNNNNNNNNttagtaaaaattaaaaaatgagaaATAATATCATAATAGGTCTTTAGAATAAAAAAATCCACCaggaaaaaaattattatgtaCCATACCATGTTCATGTTTTTTTATAAGTTTAGTAATTTACTGAAAAAAAAATTCTCATTTATCAGTGTGGTGTGTACTCTTGAGTGGGGGCCACACTATATTCTATGGTAACAAAGTGATAAATAAACAATGAGAACAAGCAAAATAAGTCAATgttgtctatttattttagaatACCAAAATCTTCGTTAAGCAATTTTGGTAACtcataaatatatttaaatttgttAGGCTTATGAGGATAAGGGAAAGCCACAAGAATATGCTGATGCTTGCAAGAACACAGTTGGGACTCAAATGAATCAAGTGCAGAATATCTTTTAAGTTGATCTTTACATCTTTCGATGTTTTAGTTTTGGACTTTTGGGGCTTTATGCATTAGATATGCAATTTTCTTTTGCATCAGCAgttttatcttttttcaaataatttgtAGGAAAGGTTGTTTTGCCAACTCTTCAGTTATGAAGAGCACTAGTATGCGAACCCGCGCATGGCAACCATTGAAAAACTAATTACTGGATTGTATTTGAATATTCTGAAATTTCGATGTTTTATATTCTCTTAGATTTTATTATATCAACAAAATGTATATTTTgatgtgaattttattttttatacattATAATCAGCTACTATGACACTTAATTATGTTATAATTATGTGGTATATCTGAGATGAGTGTCCTAACAGTCTTTTTGTATTATCTAATGTCGAATTTTTCCGTAGAAAAGAGCTAATAGCCTAGTAGAGACTTAAAATATATTAATCCAAAATTCTATATATCTCATAGTTAAtcgaatataaaaaaatttaatattgcaCAATATACtctcatattttagtatttacCAAATATTTTAtgctaacaaaaataaaataatattataaaaataagacTTTACAAGTGTATATATATTTAACACACCGTGACATACAAATACAGTAAAATTGTTGTTAATATTGCAATCAACTAACTATATTAGTGCCTTAAAGTGATccttttttattagattttttcaaaatattttttcatagATATAAGCCCAAATAATTTTCAAGCTCAAAATCATAATCATTCAATATATATACATTTAAGGAGGAGAACTCATCCGAAAAGGTATAAGTGTCCGATGACACTTACGACGCagggtcaacagaatctcggatctcaacttggagcaagtggagccAACACACTGCTTCTACCCAAAAAAATTTGAAACTCAAATAATTTCACAAATCTCAAATCATTCTCAACTGGGAGTAAGTAGGACAAACCACTGCATCTAACCCAAGAGACTCAAACCAaatccggagcaagtggatcaaggccactgcatctacccaggcaggtgtaTCAAATTCAGAATCAAGCTCAAATAGCAATCTCAtaatcattatcattctcatcgTCAATCCCATAATCACCATCATTAtccactacaaaaaaaaggtCTATGATCacggtgaaaaaccgtgaccatagctagtgaaaagggtaaccataggtctatggtcacgattttttcaCCATGGCTTATTCTGCCGTAGTTATAGACCTATCGTCGcggtttttttatctatggtcacggttttagtgTTCAAATTCTGACACTTTAGGTCACTTTTTTTATCGTGACCATAGATTAATCTATGGTCACgtgtaaaaaccgtgaccatagcctctatggttacCCCACCTTAAAACCGTCACCATAgacttatctatggtcacggtttttaccgtgaccatagcctctaagGTCACCCCACCTAAAActatgaccatagccttatctatggtcaccacaccttaaaaccatgaccatagcctctatggtcacccctccttaaaactgtGATCATAGCCTTATccatggtcacgattttttgccgtgaccatagcttctatggtcaccccaccttaaaactgtgaccatagccttatctatggtcacggttttcacccTTGCCATAGGTTATCTTGAAGTTCGTAACGTTGACTTAATGGATGACAGTCTTGAAAGTCATGACAGTTCTGCTATCAGAGATCCGATGATGGAGCAGTATGAAGTCAACCACGATGATGGAGACAATGCTGATGAAGAACCACCCGAAATCACTGATGATGGTGACGAGGAAGAGGAGATGAACTACTACGGTGACACATAGATTGCTCTGATACAGCCTGCCATTTCTCAACCATATGACCGGCCGGATCATTTTACTAAGTTGAATCTCGATCCAATGACTTCGGATTGATCGTTTACCCAAGGAGGTCCTGAAGAAGACCCAAGCAACGAGTTTGAGGTTGGACAacaatttgagaacaaggaagaAGTCATGTTGGTAGTTAAGAAGTACAACATCAGAAGTGCTGTGGAGTACAAAATAGTAGAGAGTGACCATTGGAGGTACAATGCAAGATGTATCCAGTTCGGACCCGGTTGTAATTGGAGCATACTTATATCATATCGCCAAAAGCAAGAAAGGTGGGAGGTTAGGAGATACATTGGTCCTCATACTTGCAAAACTTCGATGGGGGCAAGATCATCGTGTTTCGAGCTCTGATGGGTTGAAAGGTATCTGAATTTGCGTGTCGATGTCAAAATGAACGCTCGCCTCTGGCCGCGAGCCCTAGTGACTGGTCCTGGCCTCCGAATGATGTGACCCAGGCGGCCTCAAAGACAGGTAGTCACCTGGCACGGGTCCTGACAATGATCCCACCGTCTGGCCTGCATCGTCGGCACGGTGAGCTGGCGGGCTGACAGGGTCTCTCTGGCGAGGAACCTCCTCGGGATCCTGCCTCCCACGGCCTTTGCCGCGTCTGCCTCTCCCCTTGCCTCGCCTCCGTCCCCTACCTCTCCCTCCTCCGCAGCTGGCCTGAGCTCCAGCAGGTGACCGTCCACTGGCTGATGTAGGTCTGGAGCAACTGGATGATGTATGGGCAAGTCTTCTGGCACCACCCCAGCAGGCACTAAGTGCTGGTCACCCAGACCGAATAACTCTGTGTGCGCCCACTGCAGGTACCACGTCATATACGGGAGGGACGGACATAGGTCTATATGATGATATATCGGCAGACGATGATCGGCCCGAGCATCCCACATCTCATGCCAGGCACCAAGCAGATGCGGGAACCACTCTCCACAACCGAGTCTCCCATCCAGCCTGTGCATGTCGTCAATGTTCAGTGGCCTAGTGGGAAGGTGTTGCAGGCCATTGAACTGACGTACTACCCGGTCCACCTGATGCCACTCGACGATAGCGGAGCACAGTAGTGGACAAATAACTGCCGCCAAGGGATCCGCCTCTGCTATCGCCGGTGGAACAAGCCCAACCAGCTGCGGATCAGCATATGGAGTCCCCTCAACCTGTTCACAGAACATAGAAGCACGACGAAATTCAGATTATCATATGCAATAGGTATAACAGTTAACTAAACTTTGATTTCTTAAAGTTAAACATTAATAACTTACATTCAGCATCCCAATCCCGTTCATCGTATGCCTGTACTGCCTCAGCCTGCTCTCGTCTGTGGCATTGTCCGACCAGTACTGAACCCACCTACACAACCAACAACCATAATATTTTAGcctttattattaataaacaagTTAATAATAAGTTGAATAACTTTCGTAAATGTTTATAATACCTCTCGACCAGGGGAAAGCGACGAGCATCATACCCATCGGGCCATACTAACAGAATATGGTGGTAGGCCCAAGAAAGCATCAAACTGACGCATCCTCCCATGTTGCGCTGACCATGATCCGTGGCCCGGAACATATGGCGGTACAGCCATGCCAGCACAGCCGAACCCCACGACAACCGGCCACATGCATCAAGATCCTCCAGTAGGGGAAGCCACCTGATATACACCCGAGAGTCAGATGCATCGGGAAAGAGGATACCGCCTATCAACTGCATGATGTATCCTCTCGTATACCTCATCAGCCACTCCTCTATGGCATCCTGCTCTAGCTCTCTACAAATCGTGTTGTGGAACCAAGTGAGCTTGACAGTCCACTTCGTCTGTGACTGTCTGTCTTCTGGGCCAGGAACAACACCCAGTATCTCCTCACATAACTCCTCAATGGTCCATCCCTGGTGGTGCTGCTCCCACCCACCTATTAATCCACTCACAGGATCACCATCAATCCTGAGTCCCAACTGATATGCCACGTCCTGCAGGGTGATAGTCATCTCCCCGCACGGTAAATGAAATGCATGGGACTCAGGCCTCCACCTCTCTATCAACGCCGAGGCAAGCGACCAATCATGCTCGAACTCGACCATGTAAGCGACGTACTCAAACCCGGCTCGTCTCAGATATGGCCTAATCTACTCCGGCGGCCGTATCATCAAGTTCCGTCTGGTGTGCAAGATCCGAGGTGCCTACCaaacagaaaaaaatatttaataaaaaacatTACCGTGAATAAATACAATAGCAAGTTTACTTTTtcttcaatacaataaaataaaaaaaaaggttaaaaaattATACCACTCGATCAAGCCTCCCAGCGAAGTGCTCAGCCTGATCCAATCTATACATCTCATGCTCATAACTCAATAACTGCTGCTCCATCGAAACACAATCTAGTAAAATAAAATCACATACtagattattaaaaaataaactaaatgaaaAATGGCTTATAAACCTACAAATTTTAAGCTTACCCTATTTAACTGACGTCGTCATGTAAGTAATTAATTTATAACTAACTCGACCCAAATTTTATTGCTCATGTAATTACCTTCTAATTCACAACGCAATGTTATACATCTAACTAAATTATCTAATAATATGCTTTTCTATATTCTTTAATATGTTGATAGACAGCCATTATACTAAAAAATGGTGACATCAAATAATATAcctaatgtaacaccctcactatctgAATGTCACGCTTCCAGCTACGCCACTCTAATAGCTTGGGCATTACGACAACTCTTcatatatttaatactaaaataggagcctgtttaaaacttaaaaccgcaaaaaaacaaataaacaaaaaaggaacataactcttctgaagcttcgtcgtccatatcctgaaaaggaataacctgtaggggagtgagaacgtcgtcctcgctTGTTCTCACTATAGGATTACAGAAATTTCTATAACATGATacgtaaaataaaattattcttaGAGTACCGTGATCATTGCTCATCTTATGAGTCTTTCCAAAAACCTTGGGTACACATTCGAAATCCAGAAAATCCCTTTTTGAAGATTTGGTAAAtttctcaaatattttaaaacaaaacctttttcctttcatgcaaaatctgaaaagttttttctagacagtatgaatgaccaacatgtcccaaacataggttcaattaagtctatgctgtaagagtttgatttttcatactttcctAGACCATAACCATGAAagcagttacctacgcggtataaatgatcatcccgttccaagcataggttcattaagtctatgctgaaccagttagatactttatacagaactagaaCTCAATATACTAATCACGGCCTCAAGCCCATCCAATCTAACACGGCCcccggcccaaacaactcaatcatcaaccAATTCATCACAAACCAACCAATCAGACACAATCACAAATAATgtagttcaaacacaatcaatagcaattacaacaagtataGCAGTTAGCAATTGacataagtattcacataggcaaaccaattacaatatgc includes:
- the LOC107609165 gene encoding DNA-directed RNA polymerase III subunit RPC6, which produces MSRLQGSSSSLKRKRELALVSDTLTDGERVLYNLILSKRDMGIWSGDMKRETNLPDNVVKKSLKLLQSKGLIKEVVNIQNKARKHYMAAQFEPSKEITGGDWYSEGNLDKELINAVKSVCLKYISRQKVVTCDGVLEWSRKSGVFTAEVSNQQIEEILRTLVLDDEIIEVKSTGYGDFENVPVGRVCYKCKSKGGVRGEPKDGAMSSIPCGVCPRINFCSPDGIVSPRTCVYYQKWLDF
- the LOC107607170 gene encoding protein MAIN-LIKE 1-like, with amino-acid sequence MVEFEHDWSLASALIERWRPESHAFHLPCGEMTITLQDVAYQLGLRIDGDPVSGLIGGWEQHHQGWTIEELCEEILGVVPGPEDRQSQTKWTVKLTWFHNTICRELEQDAIEEWLMRYTRGYIMQLIGGILFPDASDSRVYIRWLPLLEDLDACGRLSWGSAVLAWLYRHMFRATDHGQRNMGGCVSLMLSWAYHHILLVWPDGYDARRFPLVERWVQYWSDNATDESRLRQYRHTMNGIGMLNVEGTPYADPQLVGLVPPAIAEADPLAAVICPLLCSAIVEWHQVDRVVRQFNGLQHLPTRPLNIDDMHRLDGRLGCGEWFPHLLGAWHEMWDARADHRLPIYHHIDLCPSLPYMTWYLQWAHTELFGLGDQHLVPAGVVPEDLPIHHPVAPDLHQPVDGHLLELRPAAEEGEVGDGGEARGEADAAKAVGGRIPRRFLARETLSARQLTVPTMQARRWDHCQDPCQVTTCL